Part of the Dermatophilus congolensis genome is shown below.
CCTGCGGCCACGCCACAGGCGAAACGGAATCGGAAGCAAAGGGAACTAGCCGGCTCCGTTAAGCGAAGCTTGCTCTTCCTGCCCCAAAACCAGCCATAGACATACCGATCCACAAAAACAACATTCGCCACACTCCCGCCCCGGCCAAAGCAGCCGCCACCACATATCCATCCCCTCCCACACGACACCTGCGCTGTCATTTGGCGAGAATGGCTTAATGACTGCCCCCACATCGCGCCGATACATCACGACCCTCGTCGTGCTCGCGATGCTCAACATCGCAGTAGGCGGCGGCCTCGCCTGGTCCATCACCAGCCGAGAAGGTGTCCGAATCATCCCCCCCACTGCCACCGAATACGCCGCCGACGCGCTCACCCATATGGACCACGGCCTAGGCGCACGCGGCCCCGCCTGGACAGCCACCCGAGCCCAGGCACTGCGCACCACCAGCGGTAAAAACAGCTACGAACAAACCTGGTCCGCGCTGGAAGACGCCACTCGGACCGCAGGACGCGGAAAAGGTATCTTCACTCCAGCCGCCACCATCACCCCCCGAACAGACCCCACCGGCCCCATGCCCACCGTCAACAGCGAAAACGGCATCACCACCCTCACCCTGCCCCGAGTTCCATCAAACGCCCCACCACACAACCAGAAATACGCTGACCAACTCGCCTCAAACATCGACGTCACCCGACCCCGCACTACCTGCGGATGGATCGTCGACCTACGCGAACTGAATAACAGCGACGCCCACCCCGTCCTAGCTGGCCTAACGCCCCTGTTCCCCAACGGCCCCCTCATGACCCTGACAGACAACCAGGGCAC
Proteins encoded:
- a CDS encoding S41 family peptidase, translating into MTAPTSRRYITTLVVLAMLNIAVGGGLAWSITSREGVRIIPPTATEYAADALTHMDHGLGARGPAWTATRAQALRTTSGKNSYEQTWSALEDATRTAGRGKGIFTPAATITPRTDPTGPMPTVNSENGITTLTLPRVPSNAPPHNQKYADQLASNIDVTRPRTTCGWIVDLRELNNSDAHPVLAGLTPLFPNGPLMTLTDNQGTTTTAAIEGGTLTMNGSWRFGTYRAYPKTHAPVAVLLSPRTSGPGEIATVALTGRPNTRTFGAPTSGNATMDKTWQLYDGSRLTLPTHQATSIHGAPAIGSITPDSPTPTDQTEERARTWLTHQCR